In Bacillus sp. S3, the sequence ATTAGTGCCCCAGCGGGTGATTTTGTCCTTGATATGGAAAAAACGAATCCTGTTGTTCTGCTTAGCGGCGGTGTTGGGTTAACCCCAATGTTGAGTATGTTAAAAACGGTGGTTGAAATGCAGCCTGGACGTAATGTAACGTTTGTCCACGCAGCCGCTAATAGTAATGTTCATGCCCTAAGAGACGAGGTTGAAGAGTTAGCAGCATTAGACCATGTGAAATCGTATATTTTTTACGATGCACCAACAGAAGAGGATCGCGTAAACAATCGCTTTGATGTTGAAGGCTTTATTACTCGTGATTGGTTAAACGACAAAGTCGCAATCGGGGAAGCAGACTTTTATTTCTGCGGACCTGTTCCTTTTATGAAAGCCATGAACCGCTCATTAAAAGAATTAGGCGTAAACGAAGACAGAATTCACTTTGAATTCTTTGGTCCAAAAGGAAGTTTAGAAGACTAAACGAAGAAGCTGGTTTCCAAATCGGAAGCCAGCTTTATTTTTTTTGCTAAGAGTTTGAATCGTGTCACAACTATGATTTAATAAAGTAAAAGGCCAGAAAGGATGTTTTTCGTGAATAAAAATGTTATACGGTCGATTACACTGATAGCAGCATTGTTTTGCCTCCTCTGGCTAATCGGGCTTGGATGGGCTGTGGGGGAATATTATGCCGGGAAGCCAGAAAAGGTTCCTGAGACAACGACTGTGAATCAGGAGGCAGAGAACAAAGATGGATTAACTATTGTGGCATTAGGTGATTCCTTAACGCGAGGCACCGGGGATGAGACGGGAAAAGGCTATGTCGGTGTGTTAATGGATGAAATAAAGGAAAAAACAAAACAGCCGGTGCAGCTCACGAATCTTGGCATCAATGGTCAAAGGTCCGATCAGCTCCGTAAACAGGTGCAGGAGACAGAAGTCGGGCGGCAAATACAAAAAGCGGATATGGTACTAGTCACAATTGGCGGGAACGATTTATTCCGAGGCGGACAAGGGTTAGCCGATTTTGCAACAGAAGACATTGCCTCGATTGAAAAAAAATACCTTGAGAACTTGAAATTTATTTTTGAAGAAATCCGTAAAAATAATCCGAAGGCAAATGTCTTTTTCATTGGACTGTACAATCCATTTATTGAATTAACGCAAGGAAAAGAGATGTCCAAAGTGGT encodes:
- a CDS encoding SGNH/GDSL hydrolase family protein, with the translated sequence MNKNVIRSITLIAALFCLLWLIGLGWAVGEYYAGKPEKVPETTTVNQEAENKDGLTIVALGDSLTRGTGDETGKGYVGVLMDEIKEKTKQPVQLTNLGINGQRSDQLRKQVQETEVGRQIQKADMVLVTIGGNDLFRGGQGLADFATEDIASIEKKYLENLKFIFEEIRKNNPKANVFFIGLYNPFIELTQGKEMSKVVRHWNYDSAEVSAAFPKIVFVPTFDLFELKVNDYLYSDKFHPNSKGYRLIAERVASLLTW